The window CCCTCGCCACCTGCGGGCCATTGGATGGTGGGAAGCGTAAGCGGACGCCTGGGTCGGATCACCCGTTCGGGCCCTGGCCCTGGAGGAGACCGGTTTCACCGGACTTCCTCTACAGTGATCCCCATGGCTTCCAGCCAGGCCTTCAGGGCAGAGGCGTGATCGGCCCGCACCATCAGGGTGTGGGCGTCCAGGGGACGGACCCAGGGGGAAAGGGCAGGCTCCCGGCACAGCGCCTCCAGGATCTCCGGCCGATCCATCCGCAACAGGATCACCGGCTCCCAGCGCGCCCGCGGCGGATGCTCGCTCCAGGTCAGCAGCCGGGCCAGCAGCCCTGCCGGCAGCGGCCCCCGATGCACCTGTTGCAACCGTTGCAGGATCTCCGAAAGGCTTAACCCGGCCTCCCGACCTGCCTGCAGCGACGCCTCCGTGATCCGGAATCCCTCCGGGGTGCGTTCGGTGAACGGCTCCAGCAATCGCTCCACCCCCGGATGGGGGAAGGGCCCGGTCCAGCGCAAGATCCCGGAATCCTCCGCCACCACCTGATTGCGCAGATCCTCCGATCGGAACCCGCTCATCCACGGCCGGATCCCCCGCGCCCGCCAGCGGGCCGCCAGTGCCTCGGCCCGCTCCCCGGTCCAGCCCAGGCCCTCCCCCAGGGGTCGGAGGGACGGATCCGCCGGGAGCCCGTCTTCCCCGCTCCGGACCAGGGTCACCCGCCGGTAGATTCGCACCCGATTGAACCGCCGGTGCCAATCCTCCAGGGAGCGTCGCACGTTCGGCGGAAGAGGCTCGCCGCTGATCCCCTCCAGGAAGCGGATGACGCGCGGGATGTCCCAGCCCTGGGAGAGCCCTCGATACAGGGCCTCGCGGGTGATCTGATAAATGGAGATCGGCTCCCCCGGCGTCGGCTCCGTGAAGGCCTCCAGGGCGGTGCGAACCGCCTCCGAGATCGGCTCGAAAGCCAGGATCCGGAAATCGGGCTGGACGACAAGGCGCCCACCCTCCTCCGGCAGCGCCACCGGTTCCCCCACCCCCAGCATCCAGGCTCCGAAGGCGGTCAGCCGCGCCATCGTCCAGCGCCCGCCTCGATCCCCTCGGTCCAGAACGCCGAGCCAGTGCAGCGGCCAGAGGGTTTCCTCCATCAGCCAGGCTTTCCAGCGAGCGGCCCGCTCCTGACCGGCCGGGGAGAGGGGGTCCGGCGCGCGCGCGGCTGGCTCCCGCAGGGCGGCCGCCACCAGGGCGGGCAGGGGGATCCACGCCCCGGCCTCATGCCCACGCAGCCCCTGCTCGAGGCGCGCCCTCAAAAGCTCCGGGGAGAGATGCTCCCCTTCTTCCCCCTCGGAGATCCCGGCGCCCTTCCAGGCGTGGAAGGCGGCGGCCGCGCGATCGGTCGCCTCCTGCTCCCAGAAGGGGTGCAGGGTCTCCAGGATCAGGGTCGCCCCATGGGTCCGAAGCACACCCATGCGTTCCAGCAGGCGCCGGAGGAAGGTGATGTACGCGAGGTCGCGCGGGGAGCCGGCGAGGCCCAGCCAGCGCTGGAGGGCGCGAACCCACCGCGCCGGCAACCGTCCATCCCGGGTCAGGGCGATCCCAGAGGAGCGGCGGAGGAACCGGGCCATCCGCCCGAGGTCCCGCGCCAGCCGTTGGGGAGAGGCCGGATACACGCGATCCGGTGGAAGAGACGGAAGCACCGGGAGGGCAGCGGCCACCTCGTCCGGCAGGACCGCTTCTCCCTGGGGCCGGAGGGAGCGCACGCGCAATCCCCCGCGATGCCAGTAAATCAGACCCAGGGCCGCCAGATGGACGGCCAGCTCCTCGAAGGGGATCGCTGGGGTGTCCTCCGCCGTCGCCTCATATAAAATCGAAAGGACAAGAGCGGGCATCGATCCGCCCGCCTGCTGCAGGCCCTCCACCAGCCAGCGGCCCTCTGCCGGCAGGCCCGTCCAGAGGGCCGCCAGCCGGTCCCGATCGCTCAGGCGGGCAAGGGTCTGCTCCTCAGCGCCCGATCCCTCCTCCGCCGGCCATCCCTGCTGGCGGAGGATGTGGGCGACCAGGGAGGGATCATAGTGCGCGACCAGCTCGTTCAACCGCATCGCCCCCCTTCCCACCCCTCCGAGGCCCCCCCGGAGGACCCCCGGGGGAGATGACCAAAGTCCGGTATAAGGATTTTAACCATAGCGGTATCATAGGAGGGCAGACGGCGATGGCGCCTGGGATCCCGGATCCAGGGAAGAGAGGGATGGAGACGCAGAAGCTGGACCCGACGCAGATGCCCACCTTGCTGAAGCCAGGGGAGGTGCTCCAGGGGCGATATCGGATCGAGCGGGTGCTCGGCGCGGGGGGGATGAGCACCGTGTATCTGGCCCTGGACCTCCGGTTCCCCTCGGTGCGTCGGTTGTGTGCGCTGAAGGAGATGATCAGCCATATCCCAGACCCCCGGATGCGGGCGCTGGCCCAGCAGAGCTTCGAGCGCGAGGCGGCGATGCTGGCCACCCTCAGCCATCCCGCCATCCCCAAGATTTACGACTACTTCACAGAGGGCGAGCGCCACTACCTCGTCATGGAGTATATCCCCGGGGAGGACCTGGAGACACGGTTGCGGCGCACCGAGGGGATGCTGCCCGTGGAGGAGGTGGTGAGCTGGGCAGTGCAGATCTGCGATGTGCTGCACTATCTTCACTCTCAGCAGCCGCCGATCATCTTCCGGGATCTCAAGCCCTCAAACATCATGGTCGACCCTTACGGGCGGGTGTTCCTGGTGGACTTCGGGATCGCCAAGGTGTTCCAGGCCGGCCAGCGGGGGACGATGATCGGCACCGAAGGCTACAGCCCCCCGGAGCAGTATCGCGGGATCGCGGATCCACGCACGGATATCTATGCCCTGGGGGCCACGCTCCATCACCTGCTGACGCGGCAGGACCCGCGCCTGGAGCCCCCCTTCTCCTTTCACGAACGGCCCATCCGTCGGGTCAACCCGGCGGTCCCCGAGGCCCTGGCCCAGGTGATCATGCGCGCCCTGGAATATGACCCGGACCGGCGCTTCCAGTCGGCGATGGAGATGAAACAGGCCCTTCTTGCGGCCATGGGGATGCCAGCGGCCTCGCGCTCCCCGGCCATCCCCTCGGTCCGGGCTTCCTCCACCCCTTACCGGGTGAAATGGATCTTCGCCTGCGAGGATGAGATCCGCTCCCGCCCGGTGGCCGCGGAAGGAATGCTCTTCGTTACCTCCTACGACCACAACGTCTACGCCCTCTCGGCGGAGGATGGGAAGCTCCGCTGGAAATTCGCCGCGGAGGGCGGCATCGGCGGGGCGGTGGCGGTGGCCGGGGACCGGCTGGTGGTGGGCTCGCTGGACCGCCGGCTCTACGCCCTGCGGATCCGGGACGGTCAGTTGCTGTGGACCATGGAGGCGGGCGGGCCGATCTACACCACCCCTCGTATCGTCGCCGGGGTGGTCTTCTTCGGCGCCGATGATGGCTTCTTCTACGCCGTCGACCTGGAGACCGGACGCGTCCTCTGGCGGGTGGATCTCGCCGCGCCCATCCGCTCCTCCGCCGGCTTCTACGGGGAGACCCTGGTGGTGGGGGTCGAGGACGGCGGCGTCTACGCCCTGGACATGCGGGGGAACATCCGCTGGCAGTTCACCGCCCGCAGGGGGGTTACCGCCTCGCCGTGGATCGACGCCGAGCTGGCTGTGGTGGGTTCCTGGGACTGGCATGTCTACGCTCTGGACGCGCGCACCGGATGGGCCATCTGGCGGTTCCGCACCGGCCGGCCGGTCCTCTCCTCCCCGGTGGCGGCCGAGGGGGTGATCTATGTGGGCTCCGCCGATGGCTTTCTCTACGCGCTGAACGCGCGGACCGGCAACCCGAACTGGCGGTTCCAGACCGGCGGACAGGTCAACGCGCCTCCCCTCCTGCTTGAGGGACAGGTCCTGGTGGGATCCACAGACGGCCGCCTTTACGCGGTGGACGCCCGCACCGGCAACGCCCTCTGGTCCTTCCAGACGGAGGGTCCCATCGTTTCCGCCCCTGAGTGGTGGGAGGGGACGCTATATGTGACCTCGATGGACCATCGGGTTTACGCCTTGAGCCCGGTGGGAGCGTAAAGCGGGATCCGATGCGATTCGTGAGGGTTCGGACTGCAGGAGCGGTCTTCGCCGCGACCCTGTGAGATCGAAGAGGGAGGTTCGGGGCTGAAGCCCCTCCTCGAAAAATCATGGGCCCGTCCGATCCCCGGACCGGGCCTCGGGGGGAGGAAAGGGATGAAATGGCTGCGACGGCTGTTCGGGAAGCGCAGGATGGAGAAAGAACCCTCCGCGCCGGAGGTGGCGGAGCCGCCGGCGGCGGCCGCCCCAGCCTCCGGAGTGCCGGCGGAGGCGGCCCCACCCTCGCCGGAGCCGTCTGGAGGAACCATGCCCCTTCCCCCTATGCCCCCTCGCTCCGCCGTCGGGCTGCGCTTCGGCTGGGCCACCGACCCCGGCCTGATCCGGGCCCGCAACGAAGACGCGCTCCTGATCCTGCACACCGTTTACGAGGGGTCCGGGAGCCTGCTGCCGGTCGGGCTCTTCCTGGTGGCTGATGGGATGGGCGGCCATCGGGGGGGCGAGCAGGCCAGCGATCTCGCCGTCCGGGAGATCGCCCGTTACCTGGCCAGCCATCTCTTCATCCCGCACCTCGCCCGTCGCGTCCCGGACCATCCGATCAAGGAGCTGTTGGAGGAAGCGGTCCGCGCGGCCAACGCCCAGATCCTCCAGGCGGTCCCCGGGGGCGGAACCACTGTGGTCGGCGCCCTGATCATCGGGGACAGCGTTCACCTCATCCACGTAGGGGATAGCCGGGCCTATCTGGTCTGGCCGGACCGCCTGGAGCAGCTGACCGAAGATCATTCCCTGGTGCAGCGGATGATCTCCCTTCAGGGCATCCGCGCGGAGGAGGCAGCCGGGATCCCCCGTAACCTCCTGTATCAGGCCCTGGGGCATCCCAGCCGGCTGAGCCCGGGTTACCGTCGGATCTCCCTTCCCCCGGATGCCTGGCTCATGCTGTGTACCGACGGGCTGTGGGGGGAGGTCCCCGAGGAGCAGATCCTTCAGACGATCTGGGAGAGCGCCTCTCCGCAGGAGGCATGCGATCGTCTGGTTCAGCAGGCCCGGGCGGCCGGAGGCCATGACAACATCTCGGTGATCCTGGTCGGGCGATGAGCGGCCACGAGGAGTTCCTGGATTACTACGCCATCCTGGGCGTTCCGCCCACGGCCAGCCCGGAGGAGATCAAGCAGGCTTTCCGGGCGCTGGCGCGCCGGGTCCATCCCGATGTGATGCCCGGGGCGGAGACCTCCTTGCTGTTCCGGCTGGTCCACGAGGCCTATGAGGTCCTCTCCGATCCCGAGCGGCGGGCGGCGTATGATCGGCAGCGGCAGGCACGGTGGAGCGACCCGGGCTTCGCCCTGCGGGGGCAGCTGCTCCTCAGCCGGCCCCGGTTGCCGGCCCTGTCGACCTCCCAGATCCTCTACGCTCTGCTCACCATTGAGATGCCCCCGGAGGCCCAACCCTCGCGCCGGCCGGTGGATCTGGCCCTGGTGATAGATCGAAGCAATTCCATGCGGGGGCCGCGTCTGGACCAGGCGAAGGCCGCTGCCCTGGAGCTGGCCGCCCATCTGCAGCCCGGGGATCGACTGGCGGTGGTGGCTTTCCACAACCGGGCGGAGGTCGTCTGGCCGTTGAGCCCGGCGGAGGAACGCCATCGGCTGCATAGTCGGCTGGCCACCCTGGAGGCCGGCGGGGGCACCGAGATCTATCGGGGGCTCCTTTTGGGGTTCCAGGAGCTCTTCCGCGCCCGGCGGGCAGGCGC is drawn from Thermoflexus hugenholtzii and contains these coding sequences:
- a CDS encoding helicase-associated domain-containing protein; protein product: MRLNELVAHYDPSLVAHILRQQGWPAEEGSGAEEQTLARLSDRDRLAALWTGLPAEGRWLVEGLQQAGGSMPALVLSILYEATAEDTPAIPFEELAVHLAALGLIYWHRGGLRVRSLRPQGEAVLPDEVAAALPVLPSLPPDRVYPASPQRLARDLGRMARFLRRSSGIALTRDGRLPARWVRALQRWLGLAGSPRDLAYITFLRRLLERMGVLRTHGATLILETLHPFWEQEATDRAAAAFHAWKGAGISEGEEGEHLSPELLRARLEQGLRGHEAGAWIPLPALVAAALREPAARAPDPLSPAGQERAARWKAWLMEETLWPLHWLGVLDRGDRGGRWTMARLTAFGAWMLGVGEPVALPEEGGRLVVQPDFRILAFEPISEAVRTALEAFTEPTPGEPISIYQITREALYRGLSQGWDIPRVIRFLEGISGEPLPPNVRRSLEDWHRRFNRVRIYRRVTLVRSGEDGLPADPSLRPLGEGLGWTGERAEALAARWRARGIRPWMSGFRSEDLRNQVVAEDSGILRWTGPFPHPGVERLLEPFTERTPEGFRITEASLQAGREAGLSLSEILQRLQQVHRGPLPAGLLARLLTWSEHPPRARWEPVILLRMDRPEILEALCREPALSPWVRPLDAHTLMVRADHASALKAWLEAMGITVEEVR
- a CDS encoding PP2C family serine/threonine-protein phosphatase; translation: MKWLRRLFGKRRMEKEPSAPEVAEPPAAAAPASGVPAEAAPPSPEPSGGTMPLPPMPPRSAVGLRFGWATDPGLIRARNEDALLILHTVYEGSGSLLPVGLFLVADGMGGHRGGEQASDLAVREIARYLASHLFIPHLARRVPDHPIKELLEEAVRAANAQILQAVPGGGTTVVGALIIGDSVHLIHVGDSRAYLVWPDRLEQLTEDHSLVQRMISLQGIRAEEAAGIPRNLLYQALGHPSRLSPGYRRISLPPDAWLMLCTDGLWGEVPEEQILQTIWESASPQEACDRLVQQARAAGGHDNISVILVGR
- a CDS encoding PQQ-binding-like beta-propeller repeat protein; protein product: METQKLDPTQMPTLLKPGEVLQGRYRIERVLGAGGMSTVYLALDLRFPSVRRLCALKEMISHIPDPRMRALAQQSFEREAAMLATLSHPAIPKIYDYFTEGERHYLVMEYIPGEDLETRLRRTEGMLPVEEVVSWAVQICDVLHYLHSQQPPIIFRDLKPSNIMVDPYGRVFLVDFGIAKVFQAGQRGTMIGTEGYSPPEQYRGIADPRTDIYALGATLHHLLTRQDPRLEPPFSFHERPIRRVNPAVPEALAQVIMRALEYDPDRRFQSAMEMKQALLAAMGMPAASRSPAIPSVRASSTPYRVKWIFACEDEIRSRPVAAEGMLFVTSYDHNVYALSAEDGKLRWKFAAEGGIGGAVAVAGDRLVVGSLDRRLYALRIRDGQLLWTMEAGGPIYTTPRIVAGVVFFGADDGFFYAVDLETGRVLWRVDLAAPIRSSAGFYGETLVVGVEDGGVYALDMRGNIRWQFTARRGVTASPWIDAELAVVGSWDWHVYALDARTGWAIWRFRTGRPVLSSPVAAEGVIYVGSADGFLYALNARTGNPNWRFQTGGQVNAPPLLLEGQVLVGSTDGRLYAVDARTGNALWSFQTEGPIVSAPEWWEGTLYVTSMDHRVYALSPVGA